One genomic segment of Amycolatopsis granulosa includes these proteins:
- the tmk gene encoding dTMP kinase produces the protein MTLHHRGLFIAIDGPAGTGKTTLTHALTERLTRDGYAVHATTQPSRAQLGEIARHGTDTYRGHELACLVAADRYHQLRTEIQPHRDAGRIVLCDRYIASSYVLQTMDDVPPAFIHNLNAAADPPDVTIILTADPAVAAARIRRRGAHSRFHTGIISSRTEAALYRDAATYLKTQGQAVLTLDSARASTAGLVETITRKLAPLARLPRPEQATA, from the coding sequence ATGACCCTCCACCACCGGGGCCTCTTCATCGCCATCGACGGACCCGCCGGAACCGGCAAAACCACCCTCACCCACGCTCTCACCGAGCGCCTCACCCGTGACGGCTACGCCGTCCACGCCACCACTCAACCCTCCCGCGCCCAGCTCGGCGAGATCGCCCGCCACGGAACCGACACCTACCGCGGCCACGAGCTCGCCTGCCTCGTCGCCGCCGACCGCTACCACCAGCTCCGCACCGAAATCCAGCCCCACCGCGACGCCGGACGCATCGTGCTCTGCGACCGCTACATCGCCTCCTCCTACGTGCTGCAAACCATGGACGACGTACCACCCGCCTTCATCCACAACCTCAATGCCGCAGCCGATCCACCCGACGTCACGATCATCCTTACCGCCGATCCCGCCGTCGCCGCCGCACGCATCCGACGCCGCGGCGCGCACAGCCGCTTCCACACCGGCATCATCTCAAGCCGCACCGAAGCAGCCCTCTACCGAGACGCCGCCACCTACCTGAAGACGCAGGGCCAGGCCGTGCTCACGCTCGACAGCGCCCGCGCGTCGACCGCCGGACTCGTCGAGACCATCACCCGAAAGCTGGCCCCATTGGCCCGTCTCCCACGACCGGAACAAGCCACCGCGTAG
- a CDS encoding NUDIX domain-containing protein, protein MADRHLIDVHILLVDNGKLLLSRRRDTNPTFDGHWHLPSGKLDAGESVLHAAAREAQEEIGVLINPNDLNHVHTLHVNGSGGEPRLGLFFLATHWTGEPVNREPDKCSAIAWFPLHNLPTNLIDYPAAGIHAYLTGQTFAIHGWPTSRTPANMLG, encoded by the coding sequence GTGGCCGACCGACACCTCATCGACGTACACATACTCCTCGTCGACAACGGCAAACTCCTGCTCAGCCGCCGCCGCGACACCAATCCCACCTTCGACGGGCATTGGCACCTGCCCTCCGGCAAACTCGACGCCGGCGAATCCGTCCTCCACGCCGCAGCACGAGAAGCCCAAGAAGAAATCGGCGTCCTCATCAACCCCAACGACCTGAACCACGTCCACACACTCCACGTCAACGGCTCAGGCGGCGAGCCCCGCCTCGGACTGTTCTTCCTCGCCACCCACTGGACCGGTGAACCGGTCAACCGGGAACCCGACAAATGCTCCGCCATCGCCTGGTTCCCCCTCCACAACCTCCCCACCAACCTCATCGACTACCCCGCCGCCGGCATCCACGCCTACCTCACCGGACAAACCTTCGCCATCCACGGCTGGCCCACGAGCAGAACTCCTGCCAATATGCTCGGCTGA
- a CDS encoding DMT family transporter, with protein sequence MQVSRDRRAVAAAGVTVVLWASAFVAIRGAGQYFSPGALALGRLAAGSVTLLVFLGIRREGLPGRAAWPGIVISGLLWFGGYMVVLNWGEELVDAGTAAMLVNIGPILIALLGGRLLREGFPKRLLAGLAVSFAGAVVVGLSMSGHGHAPILGVVLCVVAAVTYAGGVVGQKPALRHASALQVTAFGCLIGTVACLPFAGQLAGELGTAPAGAVLAVVYLGVFPTALAFTTWAYALARTTAGKMGSTTYAVPAVVVLMSWAVLGEVPAWLSLAGGALCLAGVAVSRIRPRREPVPTPQRL encoded by the coding sequence ATGCAGGTCAGCAGGGATCGCCGGGCGGTGGCCGCGGCGGGGGTCACCGTCGTGCTCTGGGCGTCGGCCTTCGTGGCCATCCGGGGGGCCGGCCAGTACTTCTCCCCGGGTGCGTTGGCGCTCGGGCGGCTCGCCGCGGGGAGTGTCACCCTCCTCGTCTTCCTGGGCATCCGGCGGGAGGGGCTGCCGGGGCGCGCGGCCTGGCCGGGGATCGTGATCTCCGGTCTCCTCTGGTTCGGCGGCTACATGGTCGTCCTGAACTGGGGCGAGGAGCTGGTGGATGCGGGCACGGCCGCGATGCTGGTCAACATCGGGCCGATCCTCATCGCCCTGCTCGGGGGCCGTCTGCTGCGCGAGGGCTTCCCGAAGCGGCTGCTGGCGGGGCTCGCCGTGTCGTTCGCCGGCGCGGTCGTCGTGGGGCTGTCGATGTCCGGGCACGGTCACGCGCCGATACTCGGCGTGGTGTTGTGCGTGGTCGCGGCCGTCACCTATGCCGGCGGGGTCGTCGGCCAGAAGCCCGCCCTGCGGCACGCCTCGGCCTTGCAGGTCACCGCCTTCGGCTGCCTCATCGGCACCGTGGCGTGCCTGCCGTTCGCCGGTCAGCTGGCCGGCGAACTCGGCACGGCACCGGCCGGGGCGGTGCTCGCGGTGGTCTACCTCGGCGTGTTCCCGACCGCCCTGGCGTTCACCACCTGGGCCTACGCGCTGGCCCGCACCACCGCGGGGAAGATGGGCTCGACCACCTACGCCGTCCCGGCGGTCGTGGTGCTGATGTCGTGGGCAGTCCTCGGCGAGGTGCCGGCCTGGTTGTCGCTGGCCGGGGGCGCGCTGTGCCTGGCCGGGGTCGCGGTGTCGCGCATCCGGCCCCGACGTGAGCCGGTGCCCACACCGCAACGGTTGTGA